CGATAAATCTGCATGAAGGCTGATAGATCCGCCTCATCTTTTATGCTCCGGTCAGGATTATTGGCAATAGCCATCATCTTTAAAATAATGTAGTCCGCCGGCTGAACAACAGGAAGTTTTCCCAGCAATTCGTCTTCAACGACAATACTGCGGTTTAAAATAGCTACTCCGTCCGGTGTGTTGACAAACATGAAATCAATATACCCCATAGCCCCGAGTTCAGATTCAAATTGAGCAAACGCATCCGTCTTTTGATAGCAGCTATATCCCAGCCTTTCCATTATCGAATCAAGTGGGGGCCACAGGCGACCTTCGACGATCAGATCAATGTCAGATGTAAACCTGGGAAGGCCGTACAGCCCCAAGGCTATCGCCCCTATTACCGCAAAAGGAATCTTATTTTGGGTTAAATTTCGCGAAATTATCTCCAATACTTTATTCAGCTTTTCGGTCAGGATTATATTATCCACCACACACCATCCTTATAAACTCTTTCCTCCTTTTTGATTTGATTATTCACCTGTACGATAATCACTCGAAATTTGCAAGAAATGAAAGCCTTTAAGGCATTTAGGTAAAATATCAAAATACAATTTCAATTTTTGCTTTGTCCATCAGAATGCCGTAGCGAGTGTTTGGCCGGTTTCCCACGGAAGCGATTTCAAGCTCTTTTAAGGCATATGGGCCGAACCAGCTCTGAAGATTTTCTTTTATTCTGCTTTTATAGGAATTGAAGTTGTCCGCATTCAGGCCGGTGATGCCGGAATCGCTCATCTCGTTTACGGGCCGCGTGCCGCAAACTTTGCGGTACAGATCCGTTATTTGATCTTGCTTGTCAAAAACAGTTTGAATGTCGATAAAACAATCGACGCAGTTGCCGCAACTTTCAGTTTCCAAGGTGCAGTTTTTTTTCTGCATGGCGAAAAAAGCATACAGGGCCATGCGAGTCGGCATCATGTCGGATTCCAGGCCTTTATAGACAAGTTTTTTGGATACCAGGTTTACGACCAGGCGCGAGCGGTCTTCCTTGATCAAAGACAGCAGCAGCGTGCCCGGATCTTTGGGTTCTTTTAACAGATCCGCCGATAGCTGCTCTCGGATGGAGACAAAGGGAATGTGGATCAGGTTGATCTGGGCGTATTTGGTTTCCTTGTAAAAGGTCTGTCCATGGTTATTTCTAAGCTCGATAGTCCTGGATTCTTTGGGCGGGTAGAAAAAGTTGCGATTGCTTTCAAATTCCGGCGTGACCAGCACATGATAAAGACGATCTTGCGGGCGGCCATACATCTGGGCCGCCAGGGTAAGACAGGAACTCATGGTCTTGCGGCCGCCGGCCACCGAAAAGAACACCGCCTTGTCCGGATCTTTGGTAAAGTGAAACGTCAATTCCAAGCATTTTTTTAGCAGATGTTCGTTATCCGATTCGCTTACGATATCCGAAATCTCGATGCCGTGTTCGTCGGAAATCACGTGAATATTGCGATGGCCGAAATCGATGGCTGAAGCATCGAAACCGTATTCCGAGAGGTATCGGTAATAATGCCCTTCGTTTCCGCTGAGAAGCTCTGCATAGATCTTTTCTTTGCCGTCTCTGGTGGTGATCACATGGATGGCATCCACGCGGCGGTTGTCCTGATGCAAAGCATAAAGTGCTTCTGTAATCACCTGGGGGCTTAATCCGGTTACGGCCAGTAAAATGTGTTTCATGTCAATCGCTCCGCACTGATTTTCCCTAAGCCGAATGCGGTCTGCTTTCCCATGTGAACTTTGGAACAAAAATCAATCAGCGGCATATATTCACCGATTTTTCCTTCGTAAGTTATTGAACCGATCAGGCCCCCCATAAGCATGGCCCGGTCCTGACGCTGTGAATATCGCTGCCAGTCAAACCAATCAAGATCGGCTTCAACAATCGAAACGTCCCGGGCTCTTTCTACAAGTCCACGGTAATCCATGTCCGGTTCGCCGTTTCCATAGTAATGCATCAGCGATGACACCCGCCTGAGCATCGCTCTGGCAAGAACATGAAACGGCAGATCAGCCTTGAGGCGATTTTCAAATTTTATGCGCAAAGGCGTATCTAAAATAACTTTGACTCTAAAAGTGCCTCCTATGTTTGCAGCTTGCTCGTTAAAGGAAAGTGTTCCCAAGACATCTGTTGTATTCAACTTTTGATCCGTGTCCGAGTATATAATGCGATCATCATATTTCACTGATTTCAGGACGAACTGGCCGCGACGCATGTTAATTTTTTTACCGATGCCGATTTTGCCCATTTGATCGATAGCGTAAACAAAGTAAGGAAGGCTGTTATTGACTTCACCGAATAGCAGCAGATTAAAATCAAAGTCCGATCCTTTCTTGAAATTGGTTTCAGGGGTTTGAGGAGGCTCAATCACAAATGGATGAGGCGGTGAATTGTCTCTAGAGCCCTCGACCGGCTGAAAAACCGATTGGGTTTCAAAAACCAGCGCATAGATGCAGCGCTCTTTAAGCAGGCACTC
Above is a genomic segment from Candidatus Desulfatibia profunda containing:
- a CDS encoding TIGR02584 family CRISPR-associated protein, with protein sequence MKHILLAVTGLSPQVITEALYALHQDNRRVDAIHVITTRDGKEKIYAELLSGNEGHYYRYLSEYGFDASAIDFGHRNIHVISDEHGIEISDIVSESDNEHLLKKCLELTFHFTKDPDKAVFFSVAGGRKTMSSCLTLAAQMYGRPQDRLYHVLVTPEFESNRNFFYPPKESRTIELRNNHGQTFYKETKYAQINLIHIPFVSIREQLSADLLKEPKDPGTLLLSLIKEDRSRLVVNLVSKKLVYKGLESDMMPTRMALYAFFAMQKKNCTLETESCGNCVDCFIDIQTVFDKQDQITDLYRKVCGTRPVNEMSDSGITGLNADNFNSYKSRIKENLQSWFGPYALKELEIASVGNRPNTRYGILMDKAKIEIVF
- the cas6 gene encoding CRISPR system precrRNA processing endoribonuclease RAMP protein Cas6 — translated: MKRQECHECLLKERCIYALVFETQSVFQPVEGSRDNSPPHPFVIEPPQTPETNFKKGSDFDFNLLLFGEVNNSLPYFVYAIDQMGKIGIGKKINMRRGQFVLKSVKYDDRIIYSDTDQKLNTTDVLGTLSFNEQAANIGGTFRVKVILDTPLRIKFENRLKADLPFHVLARAMLRRVSSLMHYYGNGEPDMDYRGLVERARDVSIVEADLDWFDWQRYSQRQDRAMLMGGLIGSITYEGKIGEYMPLIDFCSKVHMGKQTAFGLGKISAERLT